In Mobula hypostoma chromosome 13, sMobHyp1.1, whole genome shotgun sequence, the following are encoded in one genomic region:
- the LOC134355888 gene encoding methylosome protein WDR77-like produces the protein MENRCGTAGRMERELETVQYRADGALLLGASTLSGRSWLGSVWVFKDPFKAPNEKFCTVGMQTPAGVVDACWVTGREILVASDLGAVELWEVAESEGQMVSKFCKYEHDDVVTKVSVLAGETQAVSSSLDCSVKVWDLEQKTVLKSYQAHSGSVMCVAACPNNVNLFLSCAQDRRLLLWDRRNSKPALRIDTGLSHCCPTTVTWHPQNEKVFAFGTENGFVGVKTLQNRVDSIQRSEVHSRTVSGLQYSSHSSPLLASVSEDCTLAVVDANLSEVFRNKSHKDFVRSVSWSPLNSNLLSTAGWDHQVLHHTVSLEKEIDTA, from the exons ATGGAGAACCGGTGCGGGACAGCGGGCCGCATGGAGCGGGAACTGGAAACCGTGCAATACCGGGCTG ATGGAGCTCTGTTACTTGGAGCCTCGACGTTATCTGGGCGCAGTTGGTTAGGGTCTGTCTGGGTGTTCAAGGACCCATTTAAAGCTCCGAATGAGAAGTTCTGCACGGTGGGCATGCAAACCCCAGCTGGCGTGGTGGATGCATGTTGGGTTACTGGCAGAGAAATTCTGGTTGCATCTGATTTAG GTGCTGTGGAGCTGTGGGAGGTGGCAGAAAGTGAAGGACAGATGGTGAGCAAGTTCTGTAAATACGAACACGATGATGTCGTTACGAAAGTGAGTGTGCTCGCAGGTGAAACACAAGCGGTCAGCAGCAGTCTCGATTGCAG CGTGAAGGTTTGGGACCTAGAACAGAAGACGGTGCTGAAATCTTACCAAG CTCATTCGGGTTCTGTGATGTGTGTGGCTGCTTGCCCTAATAATGTGAATCTCTTCCTGTCGTGTGCACAG GACAGGAGACTTTTACTGTGGGACAGAAGAAATTCCAAACCAGCTTTGCGGATCG ACACGGGATTATCACACTGCTGTCCAACCACTGTTACATGGCATCCACAGAACGAAAAAGTCTTTGCCTTTG GGACTGAAAATGGATTCGTGGGCGTGAAAACCTTACAGAATCGGGTGGATTCCATTCAGCGCTCTGAGGTGCATTCGCGGACTGTGTCTGGCCTACAGTATTCCTCACACAG CTCTCCGCTTTTGGCTTcagtcagtgaggattgtactCTGGCTGTTGTTGACGCAAACCTCTCGGAAGT GTTTAGGAACAAATCGCATAAGGACTTTGTTCGTAGTGTATCCTGGTCGCCCCTCAATTCCAATCTACTGAGCACAGCTGGCTGGGATCATCAAGTTCTACATCACACTGTCAGTTTAGAAAAAGAAATAGACACAGCTTGA